From a region of the Helianthus annuus cultivar XRQ/B chromosome 5, HanXRQr2.0-SUNRISE, whole genome shotgun sequence genome:
- the LOC110943040 gene encoding uncharacterized protein C24B11.05-like isoform X2 yields MVKKLDIEESKVLEMCVQLYKDYGTTMAGLRAIGYDSDHDDYHSFVHGRLPYEYLKPDPVLKSLLNSLPIRKVIFSNANEAHVEEVLGRLGLGDCFDDVICFESLNSKTQTANTSKCDNEPVGLLPKSPIACKPSENAFQQAFKMANINPHKTLFFDNSIHNIQTAKLTGLTTV; encoded by the exons ATGGTGAAAAAGCTTGATATAGAGGAAAGCAAAGTTCTGGAAATGTGTGTCCAACTATACAAGGATTACGGGACAACAATGGCTGGTCTTCGG GCTATTGGCTATGATTCTGACCATGATGACTACCATAG TTTTGTTCACGGGAGATTACCATATGAATATCTGAAACCCGACCCTGTTCTTAAAAGTCTTTTAAATAGTTTGCCCATCAGGAAAGTG ATTTTCTCAAACGCGAACGAGGCACATGTGGAAGAAGTTCTTGGCCGACTTGGATTGGGGGACTGCTTTGATGATGTCATATGTTTCGAGTCCCTAAACTCTAAAACCCAAACCGCTAATACTTCTAAGTGTGACAACGAACCCGTTGGTTTACTACCAAAGAGCCCTATTGCTTGCAAACCCTCTGAAAACGCTTTCCAACAGGCTTTTAAGATGGCCAACATTAACCCTCATAAAACC TTGTTCTTTGATAACAGTATACACAATATACAAACTGCCAAACTCACCGGCCTCACCACTGTGTAG
- the LOC110943040 gene encoding uncharacterized protein LOC110943040 isoform X1, producing MVKKLDIEESKVLEMCVQLYKDYGTTMAGLRVIGLLAMILTMMTTIVINSFVHGRLPYEYLKPDPVLKSLLNSLPIRKVIFSNANEAHVEEVLGRLGLGDCFDDVICFESLNSKTQTANTSKCDNEPVGLLPKSPIACKPSENAFQQAFKMANINPHKTLFFDNSIHNIQTAKLTGLTTV from the exons ATGGTGAAAAAGCTTGATATAGAGGAAAGCAAAGTTCTGGAAATGTGTGTCCAACTATACAAGGATTACGGGACAACAATGGCTGGTCTTCGGGTTATCGG GCTATTGGCTATGATTCTGACCATGATGACTACCATAG TGATTAACAGTTTTGTTCACGGGAGATTACCATATGAATATCTGAAACCCGACCCTGTTCTTAAAAGTCTTTTAAATAGTTTGCCCATCAGGAAAGTG ATTTTCTCAAACGCGAACGAGGCACATGTGGAAGAAGTTCTTGGCCGACTTGGATTGGGGGACTGCTTTGATGATGTCATATGTTTCGAGTCCCTAAACTCTAAAACCCAAACCGCTAATACTTCTAAGTGTGACAACGAACCCGTTGGTTTACTACCAAAGAGCCCTATTGCTTGCAAACCCTCTGAAAACGCTTTCCAACAGGCTTTTAAGATGGCCAACATTAACCCTCATAAAACC TTGTTCTTTGATAACAGTATACACAATATACAAACTGCCAAACTCACCGGCCTCACCACTGTGTAG